In Camelus ferus isolate YT-003-E chromosome 33, BCGSAC_Cfer_1.0, whole genome shotgun sequence, the genomic stretch TTTCTTACGACTTTTACACGCAACCTTTGAAATGAGCAAAGAAACcaaagaccaaaaaagaaaaagcattaaagtGCACCACTCTGGACCATGTTTGCACCGATTGATCCAATGTAATACTAAGAACATGAGGACATGTGAGGGCAGACTACCCACCTAACAACAAACTCAGTGGTTATGTAAATTCAGTGTAAGTTCCTTCTCCTGTAGGGCTGTGCAGAGCTTAAGGGTagattgtttcttatttttggttCCTTGACATCCTGTGCCCTCCTAGTTTCCCCGTCCTCTACACACTCTGAGCCCTTGAGAAGTGCTTACTGAATTTTGCTCATGAACTCTGGCTCCAGCATCCTATCAGATTAGTCTCCTCTCTCCAGTGTGCACCTGCCACCCAAAAGAGGTTCTGAtgccattgttttctttttctagtgaAAAATACATCCATGACCAAGATCTCCACAATGAAGCAAATCACAACCCCAGCTCCAAAACCAGCCACAACCCACAAACCGGCAGCCAAAACCCGCCAACCGGCAGCCAGAACCCACAAACCGGCAGCCGCAACCCACAAACCAGCAGCCAGAACCCACAAATCAAAATCCACACCCCGCAGACTGCCAGCCACAACCCCTAAACTGGCATCCACAACCCGTACCACAGCCAGAACCCATACCATATCCACAAACTATAGCAAACCCACACCACATACCATATTCACAAACCATACCACATCCACCAACCATAGCAAACCCACACCCCGTACCACAGCCCGAACCTCAGCCCGAACCTCAGCCACAGCCCAAACCACAGCCAATAGTTTGGCCAACACAGCCTTCCTCGGCCCCATCAGATATGCCATTCAGCTCCTGCTCGTCTTCTTCACCAGCAAACTCCTCTTCTAGAAAGGACGCTACGGGAACACTTGCTTCTGCTGCCACTGCCTCCTTCTATGTTCAGTTCCAAGCCAGGACTCTGACACACGTGAACAAAGGCTTTACGTTCTCGGATGTACAACTCCACTACCGCTCCTTCAGACCAAAACGGAGACCTGAAGGTCACTTGGTGAGGGGAACAGTCCATTCAGTGGTGGTCAACTGTGTGTCTCAGGACATAAATTAGGCTTTTTGTAACTACTTAGACCTAGATTTTTGGCTCCTGGCTTAACATGTTCACAGCCAGTTACACAGCCAATCTAAACTTTTATTTAGATGCAACACCAGTAGCATTTGAAGGGCAAGAAAATAAGAATGTACCAGGTCTTGAGTAGTCAAGGATGGGAAAGATCATGGTATAAAGGCATTATTTTCTGTGTTATACCAAATAAACTATACCTCAAACAAGAATAATGAATGTGTTAAATTCAAATATGTCTTTAATGAGTgatcaatttaaaatatagaaaatgtcatgtaattttattcatttatgggAGCATTAATAAAATCAATGGAATGGTGAGAGTGTGTATGTTTTCGAAGCCAGATATAAGGGgaacattttctcaattttaatttttctcgaGTGCAAACTGGTCAGTTTTCCCCTAATGGTAATCTCCACTAAGAAAGATGGgtaaaatgtgtataatattcataatataacataaaaccaaaacaaaacatggtattTCCAGTAATACgtaacaaagttttcttttaatggctATGCTAAATTCCAAGATGCCAACTTCAGTGACATATGTGACCCTAGTGGCTGTGAGGTAGCATCTCTACACAGTGGTATCTctttctagttttgatttgcattttcctaatgactattAATGTTgagtcttttcatgtgcttatttacctttttttgaaAGCTACGTCATATTCATATTATACTTCTTTACCATTTATATATCTACTTTGGAGAAagtattcagattttaaaattgggatatttgtctatttattgttgagttgtaagtgttctttgtatattctggatactaggcccttctcagaaatataatttgcaaatattttctcccattatttgggttattttttcactttgataGTTGTCCTTTGAAGAACAAAAGATTTTAGttttgataaagtccaacttatctatttttcctttggttgctttTGTTTTATGCATTATACCTATTAAACTGTTGCTTAATCCAAAGCCATAAACATTTATACTTAAGTTTTTGCTAGGGTTTTAAAGCATTTAAGTCATTGGTCCaccttgagttaatttttatatggtgTGACAGAGGGGTCCAATTAcactcttttgcatgtgagtatcctgttttcccagcaccatttattgaaaagactgtttctCCCTGATTGAActatcttggcacccttgtcaaaaatcagttaatCATAGAGtaatctataaaaacactgaatcactatgttgtacacttgaaactagtaTAActttgtaagtcaactatacatcaatctttaaaagtggttttttaaaaaagaatatgatggGTAGAAGAATTTATAAGTTTCAAGCCAAAGTGGAGTATGACAGTGTTTCCAAGCATACAAATTTATGATTTCATAAGAATTCCTAATTTCATAAAAGGAGTCATTGGACCAATATGGTAGCAAATTGTTTTAATTCTAGCATTCAAAATAACTTTCACTCCTTTTTGTAGCAACCTGAAGCAAAAACACTTTCAAAGATATATTtagtaaatttcatttcttcagAGTCATTGGAAAAATTTGTTTAATCTGATATGAATCTCCTTGCAACAGAGGTTTAAtctttatgtaataaaatttatctttaaatgacaaaaaaaagttCATCGTACatatatgagtttatttctggccttgcagctctgtttcattgatctacatgtctatcTTCATGGCAGTAccacaatgtcttttttttaaattaaggtacagTCGATTTGcaattagtttcaggtgtacaacatagtgattcacaattttttttacacTATACTCCATTTAAAGCTTTTGTAAAGTATTGGTttattccctatgctatatagtatgtccctgtagcttatttattttatacatagtactttgtacctcttaatcccttacccctatcgtgcccctcccctccccctctccccactgataactactactttattctctatatctgtgagtctgtttctgttttgttatactcattcacttggggttttttttagattctgcatataagtgataacatatagtgtttgtctttctctgacttatttcactaagcataatgagGTCCAtgatgttgttgcaaatggcaaaatttcatcctttttatggctgagtagtattccattgtgtatatacacctcatcttctttatcaattcatctgttgatggacacttaggttgcttcagagtcttggctattgtaaataattctgctatgaacattggggtgtatgtatcttttcaaactagtgttttggggctttttggacatatacccaggagtggaattcctgggtcatatggtagttctattttcagttttttaagaaactttcatactgttttccactgcggctacaccaatttacaattCTGTCAACAGTgtacagttcccttttctccacatcctcatcaacatttgttatttgtggtcatTTTGATGGCAGCCATTCTGTCAGGTGTGAGgcaatatctcattgtgcttttgatttgaatttctctgatcagcaatgttgagtgtcttttcatttccctgtcacccatctgtatgtcttctttgggaaaatgcccattcaggtcctctgcccactttttaattgagttgttttttctcatcttgcatttttcatcaattttccatttttttcaatcaatttttcctctgtatcttatagttttctgagtacaggtcttttacttccttggttattttattcccaggtattttattctttttgatgtgattatgAATGGGattgcttttttaatttctctctctgatacttcattgttagtgtatagaaatgtgacagatttctctgtattaattttgtatcctgcaactttgctgaattcattgatgagttctggTAGTTTTCTGCTGacgtctttaggattttctatgtatagtatcacgTTATTGGCAAACATATTATACATAGTGAGTattacttcttcccttctgatttgaatttctttttcttctctgatttctggggccaggacttccaatactatgttgaataaaagtggtgagattggacattcttgtcttgttcctgatcttggaggaagtgctttcagcttttcaccattcaGTGTGATACTAGCTGTGGGGTTCTCATACATGGTCTTTCTTATGTTAAAGTATGATTCCTCCATACCCACtttgtggagagtttttatcacaaatcgatgttgaatttttttcaaaagatttttgttacctattgagatgattacatgatttttaatcttcatttttttatttttttaaacatttttcgtgagttatagtcattttacaatgttgtgtcacattcCAGTGTACAGCTCAGttttttaatgtgctgtatcacatggattgatttgcagatattgaattctctttgcatccctggaatgaATTCCACTTCACTATGGTGTGCGATCCTCCTAATGTATTGTTGCATCTGGTTGCCTAAacttttgttgaggattttttgcgtcaatgttcatcagtgatattggccagtacttctctttttctttgatatCGTCAGCAGGTTTTGGTATCGGGGTAATGCTGGTCTTGTCAAATGAATTCAGAAGCATTcatttctctgcaattttttgcaATCATTTAAGAAGGATCTAAGTGTGAAATCTTCTCCAAATGTTtcgtagaattcacctgtgaagccatctggtcttggactaTTTTGTtaggagttttttggtttttttttttttaattcctgattcaatttcattacttgTAATTTGTCTGTTCATGTTTCCTATTTCACCTTGGTTCAAACTTCGGAGACTCTACATTctgggaatttgtccatttcttctaggttgcccaTTTAATTGGCATGTGGTTATTTGTAGTGATTTCTTgggatcatttgtatttctgtggtgttggttgtaacttctttttcatttctcattttattgactTGGGTCCTTTCTTGTGCCCTGAGATctctggctgcagagccctgggcttcCCAGGTTAGTGCCTGTGCACTGACCTGTAGGGCCAGGTCCTGGACCCTCTGGTGGACACAGCCCTGTCCAGGAATGGCTGTGGGCTCTGAAGGTCTTAAAGAAGCCTGCctgctggtaggtggggctgtGCCCCCACCTAGGTAGTTGCCTGGCCTGAGGTGTCCCAGGATTAGTGCAAAAGTCTGCTGGGTAGAGTCAGGTCCTGGCATTAACAAGCTACAGGGAGGATTCCACAAGGGTGTCGGCCAGTACCAGTGTCCATATAGCACAGCAAGCTCCCAGAAATGGCTTCGGCCAGTGTCTGCCCCCAGAACGGactccagttgcctcctgcctctccaggagactctccaagatcaCTGGGTGGATCTGACCCATTCCTTTCAaatcactgcttctgccctgggtcctggagcatgtgagattttgtgtgcaccctttcggagtggagtctctatttcccctaGCCCTCTTGCTCTCCTGACagtaagccctgctggccttcaaagccaaatgttctgagggcttgtcttcccagtgcaagacttccaggctggggagcccaatgTGTGGCTCAGACCCCTCACTCCTTGAGGAGATCTGCAATTGTCGTTATTCTCTCTGGGGCAAGGGTCTTCACGACTCCTCCCCTCCAACTCATCtccttgtggtttcttctttatatcgCTAGTTGTGGGAGATCTTTTCTGGTAGCATTCAGTCTTTCTCATCAATAATTACTCTGTACATAGCTGTAATCTTGGTGTGCCCATGAAAGGAGGTGAGCTCcttgtccttctactccaccatcttgccaCGCTGTcttgattacagtagctttgtagtaagttttaaaatgtgtaagtgtgagtcctccagctttgtttttgtttcaagatcattttggaaattatgaGTCCTTTGTTGgagttttcagtatacaagtcttgCACTTGTTTTCTTACACTTACTCAGTGtctttactgaatattttcaagtttaatGATACTTTCTTCTGCCAGTTCAAATCTGTTGTTAAAGTCTCTTAAGTCCTTCTAGTGaacttttcatttcacttatagTTTTCAACTACAAATTTGCTGTTTggtcctttttctcatttctgttccttTATGGATATTCTTTACTTAGTGAGACATCATTCTGAtactttcctttcatcttttaagCATGGCTTCTTCTACTTTTTGggcatatttataataatttagcTAATGTTATTTTCTAGTAAATCCAAGATCTGGAATTCCTCTGGGACAGTTTCTACCGACCAGAAGTCGTTTCCTGTACACAGAccatactttcttatttcttgtatgtcttataatttttattaagtgttgaaaatttggaaaatacaatgtGATCACTCTGCACACTAGATTCCCTTCCCCCCAGGGTTGGCTGTAGTTTCCTCTGGTTGTTATTGCTTGTTTTGCTGCTTCTGCTGTCTGTTCAGCAAATTTTATGAATTAATTGTGTGAAGTCAATATTCCATATCATGTGTGGCCACTGAAATCTCTCCTCAGTTAGCTTAGTGGCCACCTAATGAATAATCAGAGATTTCATAAATGCCTTGAATCAATAAGTCTCCCAACATTTGCCACGTTCCTCTCTGCATGAATTCTGGGGCATGCCATCACTGGTTacataagcattttaaaattctgccttaGCCTACATTTTTTACTTGCATAGTGCTGCAAGCTCAGCCAAAGATGAGAGATAAGggcttctcaggtcttttctgggCACGTGTATAGCCCCGTACATGCACATGAACTTTCAGATTCCCAGGAATTTGTCAGAGCGTTCCAGAGCTTTCCAAATCTCCCAAACAAGATCTCATTCcccagtattttcttttacattttttgttagtCCCAGTTGCAACCACTGCTTCAGGCAGATGCACTGTTAAAAACTCCTCACtgattattttcaacaaataccCTAGCAATAAGTCTGTTTGCAAAGTTCTGAAAGCAATTTGTGGACAGGTCACATAGTGACAACTGTCTGGAAATGAGGCTTTGGGGCGAGCTCCAAACCCATTCTGTCCCTTTCCTTTTGGATTCTACTTTGCTGGTCTTCATGGCTACCAGAGTTGCAAGGTTGTTGCTTACTAAAGCTTATTGAAGATCTGGGGTgacagggatggggacagggcaAGTTAGAACGTCACGATGCTCACTGTGCTCAGTGAGATCTAgccatttttctaaaacaaacatttttcttcGGAGGTCCTTACTTCCTATTTCGTAAATACTTCTCttgaagaaacatttataaatatcctTTTCATTCAATtctacttgtttttgttttctttctattcagaaaatagaatacttctttcctcttttctcctgcaGTGAGTGCGttaaaatcacagaagaaatatgagaaaatacacTTTCTGACTTTTTCCAGTAGTTTCTTTGTGTTATGGTGTTTATAGTGGAAATTGTCAGGCAGGAGCAAGAAGGAACAAAGTCATTTCTTtccaaggaaataaatataaatccagAAACACAATCTTTCCAGTTTCGTGCTACTCACAAAATGAACCGGGTGAGGGGACATGTTCGATTAAGAAGAACTGGAAAAGGATACATAATGCTCCATGAGAAAACGGGCTTTTATACCTGAGTTTCCCACAGGGAAAAGAGTGGAGAGTCTAAGCAGGCCAGGTATGAGATGATTACTCAACTCTGGATTTCACTATGCTGGCATTCACCCTTCTCATGGCTTTCTTCACATACCAAATGCTGAGGTGATGGAGATGCAAAATAAGTCCATGAACAGTACATTCCCCGTCCTGGGCCAATCTGGAACTGATAAAGGATCATGGTGACAGATATAGGGAGATTCATTCCTAGTGATAACTTAGGCCAAATTCCAGAAGCCAGTTCATTTTAGGGAGGAGTGGAAGGGAGATTTGCCTGTATGACGTCACCCAGAAGATCCAGCCCAGAGCATATAAACAGGTGAGTCGTAGATCTTACCCAGTCCCAGGTCCAGCAGTTTCCAAACAGACCAAGACCATGGCAGTCCTTGGTTCCCCACTGCTGCCCCTGGTGCTGTCTCTGTGCCTCGGActgctgtttccttctgccaAGTGTCAGTATCCTATCGGCAACTGCATAACACTGAGTAACATCATCGGTGCCACTGACG encodes the following:
- the LOC106729650 gene encoding placenta-expressed transcript 1 protein; amino-acid sequence: MYELKNPRNKLFEAKWVSPGDVDLSSVQLQTFTVDSQKVAAFSSQDLMRRVKNTSMTKISTMKQITTPAPKPATTHKPAAKTRQPAARTHKPAAATHKPAARTHKSKSTPRRLPATTPKLASTTRTTARTHTISTNYSKPTPHTIFTNHTTSTNHSKPTPRTTARTSARTSATAQTTANSLANTAFLGPIRYAIQLLLVFFTSKLLF